The proteins below are encoded in one region of Bacteroidia bacterium:
- a CDS encoding aldo/keto reductase family protein has product MIKFRQLGDSGLYLSVVSIGSWQTYGTTVGAQLSYECLSTALETGINFIDTADVYNQGDAERLLGDFLAQNLIRQEVIIATKVFGPMGNHWMTQGLSLRHIHNACDASLGRLQTDYIDLYQCHRFDIDTPLEETCFAMNQLINQGKIRYWGVSQWSAIQILRAINICEKNHWRKPVSNQPIYNLLNRSLEVDVMGVCEEEKVGLVVYSPLAQGLLSGKYKLGYIPENSRANDPISGKLFPHKRMTPETFAQLDALEKIAQELNIQISQLALAWCLRKQAVTSVIFGASNPKQVRENAAAAQIELDATTLEKIETALNNHPKDQYTDVKVGHGIIKRGY; this is encoded by the coding sequence ATGATAAAATTCAGACAATTAGGGGATAGCGGACTTTATCTTTCAGTAGTGAGTATCGGGAGTTGGCAAACCTATGGCACTACCGTAGGAGCACAATTAAGCTACGAATGTTTATCTACCGCCTTAGAAACGGGCATTAACTTTATTGATACGGCAGACGTTTACAATCAAGGAGATGCAGAACGTTTATTAGGTGATTTTTTAGCTCAAAATCTGATTCGACAAGAAGTTATAATCGCTACTAAGGTTTTTGGACCTATGGGTAATCATTGGATGACTCAGGGACTTAGTTTGCGGCATATTCATAATGCTTGCGATGCTTCACTCGGTCGCCTCCAAACAGATTATATTGATTTGTATCAATGCCATCGTTTTGATATAGATACGCCCTTAGAAGAAACTTGTTTTGCCATGAATCAACTTATCAATCAAGGGAAAATTCGCTATTGGGGAGTAAGTCAATGGTCTGCTATTCAGATACTTCGTGCAATAAATATCTGTGAAAAAAATCACTGGCGTAAACCGGTTTCGAATCAACCTATTTACAACCTACTGAACCGTTCTTTAGAAGTTGATGTTATGGGAGTTTGTGAGGAAGAAAAAGTGGGTTTAGTGGTATATTCTCCGTTAGCTCAAGGGTTACTATCTGGAAAATATAAACTTGGCTATATTCCGGAAAATTCACGCGCTAATGACCCCATTTCCGGTAAGCTTTTTCCCCACAAACGAATGACTCCCGAAACATTTGCTCAATTAGATGCTCTTGAGAAAATTGCCCAAGAACTCAATATTCAGATTTCTCAATTAGCATTAGCTTGGTGCTTACGAAAACAAGCAGTAACATCAGTTATCTTTGGTGCTTCAAACCCCAAACAAGTCCGAGAAAATGCTGCAGCAGCACAAATCGAATTAGACGCTACAACCCTCGAAAAAATAGAAACCGCCCTAAATAACCACCCTAAAGACCAATATACTGACGTTAAAGTAGGACACGGAATCATAAAACGAGGCTATTAA
- a CDS encoding isochorismatase family protein — translation MMNKNQIGIPNKETTALLVVDVQERLMPVIEESSQMIQQVNVLLRGAEILGLKTLITEQYPKGLGKTCREVILPEKFYLTEKITFSCMQCDSVLAQLRESNITDIIICGVESHICVLKTALEAVQQEFNVHIVADAVSSRTFENKELALSRMRQAGAYIVSTEMILFLLLEKAGTEEFKQISNLIK, via the coding sequence ATGATGAATAAAAACCAGATAGGAATACCGAATAAAGAAACTACGGCTCTTTTGGTCGTTGATGTCCAAGAACGCCTAATGCCCGTCATAGAGGAAAGTTCCCAGATGATTCAGCAAGTTAATGTGCTACTGAGAGGGGCAGAAATTTTAGGGTTAAAAACACTTATTACTGAGCAATATCCCAAAGGTTTGGGAAAAACTTGCAGAGAGGTCATTTTGCCGGAAAAATTCTATCTGACAGAAAAAATCACTTTCAGTTGTATGCAGTGTGATTCAGTATTGGCACAGCTAAGAGAAAGCAATATCACAGATATTATTATTTGCGGAGTTGAGTCTCATATTTGTGTTTTGAAAACAGCCTTAGAAGCTGTCCAACAAGAGTTTAATGTTCATATTGTAGCAGATGCCGTTTCTTCAAGAACATTTGAAAATAAGGAACTTGCCCTAAGCAGAATGCGCCAAGCCGGAGCCTATATCGTATCTACCGAAATGATTTTATTTCTATTGCTTGAAAAAGCCGGCACCGAAGAGTTTAAACAGATTAGTAACCTCATAAAATAA
- a CDS encoding PorT family protein, translated as MKKIYVLAVLLLVCVTSGFSQAGPRFGIKISPTINMVKYDSSGKEVKGAETKAGIGFTPGLMFDYGFSDNVAIGTGLNLSLRSFTIKTGSGTFSNEVKYSLTYVELPINLKLKTNSLGGSGIHAKFQTGPTIDFKVGANANSENDIIILDKGKNKIGKHINLLNVNWAFGGGVEWDIENVGTIDIGVAYHLALTNILNQNYEFKVGNTGTKIYEGYNLKASYIGLNLGFYFPSSK; from the coding sequence ATGAAAAAAATTTATGTCTTGGCAGTATTGCTATTAGTTTGCGTTACCTCCGGATTTTCACAAGCCGGGCCACGTTTTGGTATCAAAATCTCTCCTACCATTAATATGGTGAAATACGACAGCAGCGGCAAAGAAGTTAAGGGCGCAGAAACCAAAGCCGGAATAGGATTTACTCCCGGCTTGATGTTTGACTACGGCTTTTCAGATAACGTAGCAATCGGCACCGGCCTAAACTTGTCTTTAAGAAGTTTTACCATCAAGACTGGCTCTGGTACGTTCAGCAATGAGGTCAAATATAGCCTCACTTATGTGGAGCTACCCATTAACCTAAAACTCAAAACAAACTCTCTTGGCGGATCCGGTATCCATGCAAAATTCCAAACAGGCCCAACCATAGATTTTAAAGTGGGCGCAAATGCCAACAGCGAAAACGATATTATAATTCTGGATAAAGGTAAAAACAAAATCGGAAAACACATCAACTTGCTCAATGTCAATTGGGCATTTGGCGGAGGTGTAGAATGGGACATCGAAAACGTAGGAACAATAGACATTGGTGTAGCTTACCACTTAGCTCTAACCAACATCTTAAATCAAAATTACGAGTTTAAGGTCGGAAATACCGGAACTAAAATATATGAAGGCTACAACTTAAAGGCTTCTTATATTGGACTTAACTTAGGGTTTTATTTTCCCTCTTCTAAATAA
- a CDS encoding tRNA threonylcarbamoyladenosine dehydratase: MTDQTWLGRSQLILGTQGLDALKNAQVLVVGLGGVGSYAAEFLVRSGLGNITIVDGDVVDPTNRNRQLPALATTHGQFKATLMAERLQQINPELKISTHQEFINTEQIIQLLSTPFDYVLDAIDSVTPKLALISAAYRQGYRVVSAMGAGGKIDPISIRIGDIAVTKVCPLASHIRRQLRKQGILTGIKAVFSIEPVIRSSLMLTDGSNFKKSAYGTMSYLPAAFGGACASVIIRDLCNLQIANYERPTKKIRRINNTKT; the protein is encoded by the coding sequence ATGACAGACCAGACGTGGTTAGGGCGGAGCCAGCTTATTTTGGGTACACAGGGTTTAGATGCCTTGAAGAATGCGCAGGTTTTGGTCGTTGGCTTGGGAGGGGTAGGCTCTTATGCAGCCGAATTTTTGGTTCGTTCAGGGCTTGGAAATATCACTATCGTAGATGGAGACGTAGTTGACCCAACCAACAGAAACCGCCAATTACCGGCATTAGCAACTACACATGGCCAATTCAAAGCTACACTTATGGCTGAACGATTGCAGCAAATAAACCCTGAACTAAAGATTTCTACACATCAGGAATTTATTAATACAGAGCAAATTATCCAATTACTTTCTACGCCGTTTGACTATGTGTTAGATGCTATTGATAGCGTAACGCCGAAATTAGCTTTGATTTCGGCAGCCTATCGCCAAGGCTACCGAGTGGTTAGTGCTATGGGGGCCGGTGGTAAAATTGACCCAATAAGTATTCGTATTGGAGATATTGCTGTAACAAAAGTTTGCCCATTAGCAAGCCATATCCGCAGACAGTTGCGCAAGCAAGGTATCTTAACGGGTATAAAAGCTGTATTTTCAATAGAGCCGGTTATTAGGTCTTCACTAATGCTTACGGACGGTTCTAACTTCAAAAAATCTGCTTATGGCACAATGTCTTACCTGCCGGCAGCTTTCGGCGGAGCTTGCGCCTCAGTTATTATCAGAGATTTATGCAACCTCCAAATCGCTAATTACGAGCGACCTACTAAAAAAATAAGAAGAATAAACAATACAAAAACCTAA
- a CDS encoding alginate export family protein: MRLRLLLLATLFLSCLELQAQFDFNGQLMQRTELRNGYGSLIPQDTAPAAFIGSRARLQFSYKLKSFNFYTSIQDIRIFGNTPQAKVSDGNLSVYETWGEVSLDSAWSIKVGRQELNYDNIRFLGSLDWALQGRTHDFVLVKYEKNKLKIHAGGGFNQDSDRLYGNLFLNTNQYKTAQMIRAEYSAEKWTSSFLFWNDGRQYIQKDSTGKITEKGVRFMQTIGLPTLKFTLNNTTISGFYYHQLGKDVKNKDVNAFDVSIQGSQLLKFNEEKGSQLRITAGIEILSGTPKTETTKNNSFSPLYGTNHAHNGYMDYFYLGGRHEGSVGLQDIFLRLKYDFSKKFFLSANTHYFSAVADVYDALNAKQSKYLGTEIDLTFGYIFKDNLSLQAGYSQMLASSSLKALRGNASVKDTQNWAYIMLIFRPKSNKPFVGLTF; encoded by the coding sequence ATGAGACTTAGGCTTTTATTATTAGCAACACTTTTTTTGAGTTGCTTAGAGTTGCAGGCGCAGTTTGACTTCAACGGTCAGTTAATGCAGCGAACAGAATTAAGAAATGGTTATGGAAGCCTGATTCCTCAGGATACCGCGCCGGCAGCTTTCATCGGCAGCCGCGCCCGATTACAGTTTAGTTACAAATTAAAGTCTTTTAATTTTTATACCAGCATCCAAGATATTCGTATATTCGGAAATACCCCTCAAGCAAAAGTATCAGACGGCAATTTGTCTGTTTATGAAACATGGGGTGAAGTTTCTTTGGATTCAGCTTGGTCTATTAAAGTAGGAAGACAAGAGCTAAACTATGACAATATTCGCTTTTTAGGTAGTTTGGATTGGGCTCTACAAGGGAGAACCCACGATTTTGTGTTGGTTAAATATGAAAAAAATAAGCTAAAAATCCATGCTGGAGGTGGCTTCAACCAAGATAGCGACCGACTGTATGGTAACCTTTTTCTAAATACCAACCAATATAAAACGGCACAAATGATTAGAGCTGAATATTCAGCAGAAAAATGGACATCCTCATTTTTATTCTGGAATGACGGCCGCCAATACATCCAAAAAGACTCCACCGGAAAAATCACCGAAAAAGGTGTACGATTTATGCAAACAATTGGCCTACCAACACTTAAATTTACCTTAAATAACACAACTATATCCGGTTTTTATTACCACCAATTGGGGAAAGATGTTAAAAATAAAGATGTTAATGCTTTTGATGTGTCTATTCAGGGTTCACAATTATTGAAATTCAATGAAGAAAAAGGTAGTCAGCTACGCATTACTGCCGGTATCGAAATTTTAAGTGGAACTCCTAAAACGGAAACAACTAAAAATAATTCTTTTTCGCCGCTGTATGGGACTAACCACGCTCACAATGGATATATGGATTATTTTTACTTAGGCGGCCGCCATGAAGGGTCAGTTGGATTACAAGATATATTTCTAAGACTGAAATATGACTTTTCCAAGAAATTTTTCTTGTCAGCTAATACTCACTACTTTAGCGCAGTTGCAGATGTTTATGATGCGCTAAATGCAAAACAAAGTAAATATCTTGGAACTGAAATAGACCTAACATTTGGATATATTTTTAAGGATAATTTATCCCTTCAAGCAGGTTATAGCCAGATGCTTGCTTCCTCAAGCCTTAAAGCCCTCAGAGGTAACGCATCTGTTAAGGATACCCAAAACTGGGCTTATATCATGTTGATATTCAGACCTAAAAGCAATAAACCTTTTGTTGGATTAACATTCTAA
- the trmB gene encoding tRNA (guanosine(46)-N7)-methyltransferase TrmB: protein MPRKKLIRINAFDTLPNALTKPYHLKGQWQQFFGNENPIIAELGCGKAEFSVSIAQQNPNYNVIAIDLKPDRLYVGALNAIKLNLNNIVFVKLHIEEVTQLFSNQELSSIWLTFPDPHPKQNSAHKRLTHHSKLTHYAQALADNAPLNLKTDNLPLFQYSIDELLGNGWNIIYQETDCDILLDKLPELSIHTTFEKTYRGRTQKICFLRAIFSPK from the coding sequence ATGCCCCGTAAAAAACTTATCCGTATCAATGCCTTTGATACCCTTCCCAATGCGCTGACAAAACCCTATCATCTAAAAGGACAATGGCAACAGTTTTTTGGAAACGAAAACCCTATCATCGCTGAACTTGGATGCGGAAAAGCTGAATTTAGTGTCAGTATAGCTCAACAAAACCCTAACTATAACGTTATTGCTATTGACTTAAAACCCGATAGACTTTATGTAGGTGCCCTGAATGCTATCAAGCTAAATCTCAATAACATTGTTTTTGTTAAATTACATATTGAGGAAGTAACGCAGTTATTTTCCAATCAAGAACTTAGCTCTATTTGGCTTACCTTTCCTGACCCGCATCCTAAACAAAATTCTGCTCATAAGCGACTTACGCATCATTCTAAACTAACCCATTACGCACAGGCTTTAGCCGATAACGCTCCTTTAAACCTAAAAACAGATAACCTTCCGTTATTTCAATACAGTATTGACGAGCTATTGGGTAATGGTTGGAATATCATTTATCAAGAAACCGACTGTGATATTTTGTTAGATAAACTTCCAGAATTATCCATACATACTACTTTTGAAAAAACATATAGAGGTCGAACTCAAAAAATATGTTTCTTGCGGGCAATTTTCAGCCCAAAATAA
- a CDS encoding long-chain fatty acid--CoA ligase, with amino-acid sequence MEPVHLFDFLTNQVNKNPDDPFLASIKTKNGQKQWVRHTFKETQIMANRVSQLLIDLGLKKDDKIAIIATNCSEWNFVDLGAIQIGIVDVPMYPTISEKDYEFIFEDSKIQYAFVGDAEIYQKVKPLLGKISSLKEIYTFHEIEGAKVFSDALPPENKVNLNEIQARTQKVQGDDLATIIYTSGTTGYPKGVMLSHHNILSNVLSVTSVLPFLQDGQKGEKVLSFLPLCHSFERTVFYAYLYLGMYIHYAESLETIGDNLKEVKPHCFSTVPRLLEKVYEKIIAKGSELTGIKRSLFFWAIDVGSQYKIGEDLGFFYNLKLSIARKLIFSKWQEALGGKVKFIITGAAAMQPRLITLFTAAGIDVIEGYGLTETAPVLTVNRLDEKQRCTGTVGIPIPGVEVKIAEDGEILARGENIMKGYFNRPDITAEVIDKEGWFYTGDIGVWIEKNNNKFLKITDRKKELFKTAGGKYVAPQTIENKMKESNFIEQMMVIGGDDKKFVSALIVPSFLKLQEWAKNQGINIQNNRELIQEKKVNDLIQREIDKYNPDFGQWEQVKKFILLDKEWTIDSGELTPTLKLKRKILYERYAKEIAQLYS; translated from the coding sequence ATGGAACCAGTACACCTTTTTGACTTTTTAACCAATCAGGTAAATAAAAATCCGGACGATCCTTTTTTGGCCTCTATAAAAACAAAAAATGGTCAAAAACAATGGGTTCGGCATACATTTAAGGAAACTCAAATAATGGCAAACCGAGTAAGCCAGTTGCTGATTGATTTAGGGCTAAAAAAGGACGATAAAATCGCCATTATCGCTACAAACTGCTCTGAATGGAATTTTGTGGACTTGGGTGCCATCCAAATCGGAATAGTTGATGTACCTATGTATCCAACTATTTCAGAAAAAGATTATGAATTTATATTTGAAGATTCCAAGATTCAATATGCTTTTGTGGGAGACGCGGAGATATACCAAAAAGTGAAACCTTTGCTGGGCAAAATATCCTCATTGAAAGAAATTTATACATTTCATGAAATTGAAGGTGCCAAAGTATTCTCAGACGCACTACCTCCGGAAAATAAAGTTAATTTGAATGAGATTCAGGCGCGTACACAGAAAGTTCAGGGAGATGATTTAGCAACTATCATTTATACTTCGGGCACGACCGGCTACCCTAAGGGCGTGATGCTATCTCACCACAATATTTTAAGTAATGTGTTGAGTGTAACCAGCGTACTTCCCTTTTTACAAGATGGTCAAAAGGGTGAAAAAGTGCTTAGCTTTTTACCGCTTTGCCATAGTTTTGAGCGTACAGTTTTTTATGCTTATCTCTATTTAGGGATGTATATTCATTATGCAGAAAGTTTGGAAACAATTGGTGATAACCTAAAAGAAGTTAAACCACATTGTTTTTCAACTGTACCACGCTTATTAGAAAAGGTCTATGAAAAAATCATAGCGAAAGGCAGTGAACTTACCGGAATCAAAAGGTCTCTGTTTTTTTGGGCTATTGACGTTGGCTCGCAGTATAAAATTGGTGAAGACTTAGGCTTTTTTTATAATCTCAAACTCAGCATTGCCCGAAAGTTGATTTTTAGCAAGTGGCAAGAAGCATTAGGCGGAAAAGTCAAGTTTATCATAACCGGAGCTGCTGCTATGCAACCCCGATTGATAACATTATTCACGGCTGCCGGAATTGATGTGATTGAAGGTTACGGACTTACCGAAACGGCTCCTGTTCTTACCGTAAATCGTTTGGATGAAAAACAGCGTTGCACCGGTACAGTAGGGATACCAATACCCGGCGTTGAAGTCAAAATCGCCGAAGACGGCGAAATATTAGCACGAGGCGAAAATATCATGAAAGGCTATTTCAACCGACCAGATATTACCGCCGAAGTGATTGATAAAGAAGGCTGGTTTTATACCGGAGATATAGGCGTTTGGATTGAAAAAAATAACAATAAATTCCTGAAAATCACAGATAGAAAAAAAGAACTCTTCAAAACCGCCGGCGGAAAATATGTTGCCCCACAAACCATAGAAAACAAAATGAAAGAATCTAATTTCATAGAACAAATGATGGTCATAGGCGGTGATGATAAAAAATTTGTGTCTGCACTTATCGTTCCCTCTTTCTTAAAACTACAAGAATGGGCAAAAAATCAAGGAATTAACATTCAAAATAACCGAGAACTCATTCAAGAGAAAAAAGTTAATGACCTAATTCAGAGAGAAATAGATAAATATAACCCTGATTTTGGCCAATGGGAACAAGTGAAGAAATTCATCTTGTTAGACAAAGAATGGACTATTGACTCTGGAGAATTAACCCCAACGCTGAAACTCAAGCGAAAGATTCTCTATGAAAGATATGCCAAAGAAATAGCTCAACTGTATAGTTAG
- a CDS encoding OmpA family protein, producing MLQKLVLLTWVYAYVCVSISALYAQEIRGLKIKSSTSLYLQVTDPDAVTEPYIHFENINKIPKYENERLLRRVINAEKQKNYPELDSLLERYIQKFGIKNFRDDIDYVWKLAQLREMKRDTVTALMYYALALRHHSRYYKQIKVHFDSLRSGRFSDYVDLDYYYAIVEARTKIDSLIPPKGVLLNMGDHINSEFPDYAPYMHPSNSVLIFTSRRGPFDAIAGPDYFQNEDLYYTEVDVVYGGWTYATKFSQEINSRYNEGSACLSPDGKKLYFTRCNSPDGFGVCDIYEATYDNGKWKDVKNLGALVNSNDWDSQPCISPDGNTLFFASNREEGFGRTDIWLSRKQIDGSWGKAENLGPTINSIEDEVTPYFHAIKNTLYFSSMGGVHSNGGYDIFKSRWLNDHWEEPKNLGPLVNTPGDEYYFTVDGKGEKLFYAMAKPEKPKDFDIYSFPMPMGARPDAIVKLSGYLIDSVTQKPVIGIVVVLDLDKGVEIEPKFINHYGYFEFDLINSRKYQIIVLGPDAIQVLDSTDFQNDTTWIAINQSIAEKKSLIFESLEFEERSSDIKSDIEPKIQYIISFLKEHPYYLLNITGHTDSDGDDTFNKELSEKRATNIRDYILTHSTLPSNQITALGMGETRPIFPNDTEEHKAKNRRVEFDLVIDSTLYAAYRAAHGDPLITKDDPLSKKDTLVVMRERDRGTGKSTDTEFEYSKDDPNDPESEELDFSDDTFDNFYDDENYEDYDIESDLFDDPLKKDFFDWDKTDPNEIEDIDPKDEISIPDINIPDTDIDTETEKKHPK from the coding sequence GTGTTACAGAAACTTGTGCTACTAACTTGGGTCTATGCTTATGTATGTGTAAGCATATCGGCTTTGTATGCACAAGAGATTCGCGGCTTAAAAATCAAATCTTCCACTTCTTTATACCTACAAGTTACTGACCCTGATGCCGTTACAGAACCTTATATTCATTTTGAAAATATTAATAAAATACCAAAATACGAAAATGAACGCTTGCTTCGCCGCGTTATCAATGCCGAGAAGCAAAAAAACTACCCTGAATTAGACTCTTTATTGGAGCGATACATCCAAAAATTCGGCATCAAAAACTTTCGGGATGATATTGATTATGTTTGGAAATTAGCACAACTCCGTGAAATGAAGCGTGATACCGTTACCGCTTTGATGTATTACGCCTTAGCCCTAAGACACCACTCTCGTTACTATAAGCAAATAAAAGTTCATTTTGATTCATTACGATCCGGACGGTTCAGTGATTATGTGGATTTAGACTATTACTATGCCATTGTGGAGGCACGAACCAAAATTGATTCTTTAATTCCCCCAAAAGGGGTGTTGCTCAATATGGGAGACCACATCAATTCTGAATTTCCTGATTATGCTCCTTATATGCACCCGTCTAACTCGGTGCTTATTTTTACTTCCCGTAGAGGCCCTTTTGATGCTATTGCCGGGCCTGACTATTTTCAAAATGAAGATTTATATTACACCGAAGTTGATGTTGTTTATGGGGGTTGGACTTACGCAACCAAATTTTCACAGGAAATCAATAGCCGATACAATGAAGGGTCAGCCTGTTTAAGCCCAGATGGCAAAAAGCTCTACTTTACTCGCTGTAATTCTCCGGACGGGTTCGGGGTCTGCGATATTTATGAAGCTACTTATGACAACGGCAAATGGAAAGACGTTAAAAATCTGGGAGCCTTAGTCAACTCTAATGACTGGGACTCTCAGCCATGTATTTCTCCAGACGGAAATACCTTATTTTTTGCCTCTAATCGCGAAGAAGGCTTTGGCCGTACCGATATTTGGCTGTCCCGCAAACAAATTGACGGATCTTGGGGAAAAGCCGAAAACTTAGGGCCAACTATTAACTCCATTGAAGACGAAGTAACGCCTTATTTTCATGCCATAAAAAACACCCTCTATTTCAGCTCAATGGGCGGAGTGCACTCAAATGGAGGTTATGACATCTTCAAATCCCGCTGGCTCAATGACCACTGGGAAGAACCCAAAAACTTAGGCCCCCTCGTCAACACCCCCGGCGATGAATACTACTTTACCGTAGATGGAAAAGGCGAAAAACTGTTTTATGCTATGGCAAAACCAGAAAAACCTAAAGACTTTGACATCTATTCTTTTCCAATGCCAATGGGTGCCAGACCCGATGCCATCGTAAAACTAAGCGGATACTTAATAGACTCCGTAACCCAGAAACCCGTAATCGGAATAGTAGTCGTCCTTGATTTAGACAAAGGTGTGGAAATAGAACCTAAATTCATAAACCACTACGGATATTTTGAATTTGACCTGATTAATTCCAGAAAATATCAAATTATCGTACTGGGGCCTGACGCTATACAAGTCTTAGATTCTACAGATTTTCAAAACGATACCACATGGATAGCCATTAACCAGAGTATCGCAGAAAAAAAATCCCTTATCTTTGAATCCCTTGAATTTGAAGAACGAAGCTCTGACATAAAATCTGATATAGAACCCAAAATACAATATATCATTTCTTTTTTAAAAGAACATCCCTACTATCTTCTAAATATCACCGGCCATACAGATTCTGACGGTGATGATACCTTTAACAAAGAATTATCTGAAAAACGGGCTACTAATATTCGTGATTACATCTTAACGCACTCTACACTACCCTCCAACCAAATTACGGCATTAGGGATGGGAGAAACTCGTCCTATTTTTCCCAATGATACCGAAGAACATAAAGCCAAAAATAGACGTGTAGAATTTGACCTCGTTATTGACTCCACTCTATATGCTGCTTACAGAGCTGCCCACGGCGACCCTCTAATCACAAAAGATGACCCATTATCCAAAAAAGATACCTTAGTCGTAATGCGTGAACGTGATAGAGGTACCGGAAAATCTACCGATACAGAATTTGAATACTCCAAAGATGACCCAAACGACCCAGAAAGCGAAGAATTAGACTTTAGCGATGACACCTTTGATAACTTCTATGACGACGAAAACTATGAAGACTACGATATAGAATCAGACTTGTTTGATGACCCATTAAAAAAAGACTTCTTTGACTGGGATAAAACAGACCCCAACGAAATAGAAGACATTGACCCCAAAGACGAAATCTCAATCCCCGATATTAATATTCCAGATACAGATATAGATACTGAAACCGAAAAAAAACACCCTAAATAA